The following proteins come from a genomic window of Megalobrama amblycephala isolate DHTTF-2021 linkage group LG1, ASM1881202v1, whole genome shotgun sequence:
- the gpr146 gene encoding probable G-protein coupled receptor 146, translated as MWSCMVYNETDDNADLRLCQDFGLILSVFSLVYLIVCFPVGLCYNALLVVVNLSNKVTMTMPDVYFVNIAIAGLVLNLVAPVELLGPRFTRWPMWEYNNEIYITLLILFNISSLVIMYSTTLLSLDYYIERALPRTYMSSVYNTKHVCGFIWGGAVLTSFSSLLFYVCNHVSTKIIECSKMQNKEAADAIMMFIGYVVPAVAVLYAFVLILRIRKESTPLDQDSGRLDPSIHRLLLASVCMQFLLWTPYYMNLLVHTVAGAPGSHSNRQQLITYLFLRCLSELLAFCSSFVIPLMYRQMNKNFSHKLQRLLKRLHCGDQSCPHERSTVQQVVT; from the coding sequence ATGTGGAGCTGCATGGTTTACAATGAGACGGACGACAACGCGGACCTCCGGCTCTGCCAGGACTTCGGACTCATTCTGTCCGTCTTCTCTCTTGTATACCTCATTGTCTGCTTTCCGGTGGGGCTATGCTACAATGCCCTGCTGGTGGTGGTCAACCTTTCCAACAAAGTCACCATGACCATGCCTGATGTCTACTTTGTGAACATAGCAATCGCTGGTCTGGTGCTCAACTTGGTGGCTCCAGTAGAGTTGCTGGGCCCCAGGTTTACACGCTGGCCCATGTGGGAATACAACAATGAGATTTACATCACCCTCCTCATTCTCTTCAACATCTCCTCTCTGGTCATCATGTACTCCACTACCTTGCTCAGTCTGGACTATTATATTGAGCGGGCTCTCCCGCGCACCTACATGTCCAGTGTCTACAACACCAAGCATGTTTGCGGCTTCATCTGGGGCGGTGCCGTACTCACTAGCTTCTCTTCGCTGCTCTTCTATGTGTGCAATCACGTCTCCACTAAGATCATCGAGTGCTCCAAGATGCAGAACAAAGAGGCGGCTGACGCCATCATGATGTTCATTGGGTACGTGGTGCCAGCAGTGGCTGTGCTTTACGCGTTCGTCCTGATCCTCCGCATTAGGAAAGAGTCCACCCCTTTGGACCAGGACTCTGGGAGGCTCGATCCTTCCATCCACAGGTTGCTGCTGGCCTCTGTGTGCATGCAGTTTCTTCTATGGACTCCATACTACATGAACTTACTGGTGCACACAGTGGCTGGAGCTCCTGGGAGCCATTCCAACAGGCAGCAACTCATCACATACTTGTTCCTGAGATGTTTATCTGAGCTGCTCGCCTTCTGCAGTAGCTTTGTCATTCCCCTCATGTACAGGCAAATGAACAAGAACTTTTCGCATAAACTCCAGCGTCTCCTAAAGAGGCTGCACTGCGGGGACCAATCGTGTCCTCACGAACGCTCAACAGTACAGCAGGTGGTCACATGA